A genome region from Ptiloglossa arizonensis isolate GNS036 chromosome 4, iyPtiAriz1_principal, whole genome shotgun sequence includes the following:
- the LOC143145667 gene encoding uncharacterized protein LOC143145667 isoform X2, protein MEQKIINIIKRFKFEDLESAVMPSFPEISWTDVKFTLVRNRKSFTSVNAAQIIMKAVVQAKLQNKDLKERFSTLNLIDLSWHSKRQENFFISKKNVPQDITDALVTCMGSKGSKMLKLKGRHLKSLNEMCWRRKGHILNCESINEILQYRDASPVRKSTGTDYMQCKQRKKYAEKCFGDKPPTLESLVMSASNIPWVHSDISKALPNEKISVTWEFRSHNITTFLTKLIEQQVLVTPVPKYISDFMVSGKNQLILQNN, encoded by the exons ATGGAACAAAAAATCATCAATATTATTAAAAGATTTAAGTTTGAAGACTTAGAATCAGCGGTAATGCCTTCTTTTCCTGAAATATCATGGACAGATGTAAAATTCACACTAGTTAGAAATCGCAAAAGTTTTACATCAGTAAATGCAGCTCAAATTATCATGAAAGCAGTAGTT CAAGCAAAACTTCAAAATAAAGATTTAAAGGAACGTTTCTCGACATTGAATTTAATTG acCTTAGTTGGCATAGTAAAC gtcaagaaaatttttttataagcaAAAAAAATGTTCCGCAAGATATAACGGATGCATTAGTAACTTGTATGGGATCTAAGGGAAGTAAAATGCTGAAATTAAAAGGAAGACATCTTAAATCGTTAAATGAAATGTGTTGGAGACGGAAAGGACACATATTAAATTGTGAAAGTATTAATGAAATTCTGCAGTATAGAGATGCTAGTCCTGTGAGAAA gaGTACAGGTACAGACTATATGCAATGTAAACAACGAAAAAAGTATGCGGAAAAGTGTTTTGGTGATAAACCTCCTACTTTGGAATCACTTGTTATGAGTGCATCAAACATACCATGGGTACACAGTGATATATCGAAAGCACTACCAAATGAAAAGATCAGTGTAAC ATGGGAGTTTCGTAGTCACAATATTActacatttttaacaaaattaatagaGCAACAAGTACTTGTTACACCAGTACCAAAATATATATCAGATTTCATGGTATCAGGTAAAAATCAACTTATACTTCAAAACAATTAA
- the LOC143145310 gene encoding NADH dehydrogenase [ubiquinone] 1 alpha subcomplex assembly factor 2 — protein MSKKERGVIQLIWKNFVASFQRNTKQPKLIGEDYYGTKYYETQTTTKSKPSRYFVPVDKINFEQELPAEWESWLRHRRIDPPTKEELEQNYQIALTKKKNAAQIKATYSKTTSQISELPVGKKVQSFPVYEEYKNDGSDYKIKHQE, from the coding sequence ATGTCTAAAAAGGAACGAGGTGTAATACAATTGAtctggaaaaattttgttgcttctTTCCAACGAAATACTAAGCAACCCAAATTAATCGGTGAAGATTACTATGGAACCAAATATTATGAAACACAGACTACAACTAAATCAAAACCATCTCGCTATTTTGTGCCTgtggataaaataaattttgaacagGAATTACCAGCAGAATGGGAATCATGGCTAAGACATCGTAGGATAGATCCACCGACAAAAGAAGAATTAGAGCAGAATTATCAAATAGCtttaactaaaaaaaaaaatgctgcaCAAATAAAAGCCACATATTCAAAAACTACATCACAAATATCAGAATTGCCTGTTGGAAAAAAAGTACAATCATTTCCAGTATatgaagaatataaaaatgatggatctgattataaaataaaacaccAAGAGTAG
- the Hfp gene encoding poly(U)-binding-splicing factor hfp isoform X4 — protein sequence MASQRNQVQRQQALALMCRVYVGSISFELKEDTIRQAFLPFGPIKSINMSWDPVTQKHKGFAFVEYEIPEAAQLALEQMNGVMIGGRNIKVVGRPSNMPQAQSVIDEITEESKHYNRIYIASIHQDLTEDDIKSVFEAFGPITYCKLAQGSSPHRHKGYGFIEYETMQAALEAIASMNLFDLGGQYLRVGRAITPPNALMGPPSGTSMMPTAAAVAAAAATAKIQAMDAVASNAVALGLTKLGASAPPILNQALPGIVRPTLAPATMMAPPTIATVAPVIPPPGIAIPQTLTRLPAIIQPIPGQPVVIPPPAVVTPTIVGTPVIPVTTATNSDIMRRAQEQAAHQKQQEELQKKLLEETEPQTLQQQENMSIKGQSARHLVMQKLMRKVESRVVILRNMVAPEDVDESLQEEIQDECSKFGVVERVIIYNERQSEDDEDAEVIVKIFVEFSQMSEAERARDSLNGRYFGGRLVKGELYDQALFDNNDFSG from the exons ATGGCTAGTCAACGGAATCAGGTGCAGAGACAGCAGGCTCTCGCCCTCATGTGCAG GGTATATGTGGGCAGCATCAGTTTCGAATTAAAAGAGGACACGATCAGGCAGGCTTTCCTGCCTTTTGGTCCTATAAAATCAATCAACATGTCTTGGGATCCTGTTACTCAGAAGCACAAAGGATTTGCATTCGTCGAATACGAGATACCTGAAGCAGCACAACTTGCTTTGGAACAGATGAACGGTGTCATGATTGGTGGACGTAACATCAAG GTCGTGGGGCGCCCATCAAACATGCCCCAAGCTCAATCTGTAATAGACGAAATTACCGAAGAAAGTAAACATTATAATCGTATTTATATTGCATCTATTCATCAAGATTTAACTGAGGACGATATTAAATCTGTATTTGAAGCATTTGGTCCTATTACATATTGCAAATTAGCACAAGGAAGTTCACCCCACCGGCACAAAGGTTATGGCTTTATTGAATATGAAACAATGCAGGCTGCTTTGGAGGCTATAGCATCAATGAATTTGTTCGATTTGGGTGGTCAGTACTTACGAGTAGGCAGAGCTATTACTCCACCAAATGCTCTTATGGGTCCACCAAGTGGAACCAGTATGATGCCTACTGCAGCGGCAGTTGCAGCTGCTGCTGCAACAGCAAAGATTCAAGCAATGGATGCCGTAGCCAGCAACGCAGTTGCTCTTGGCTTAACCAAACTTGGAGCTTCTGCGCCACCAATATTGAATCAAG CTTTACCTGGTATAGTAAGACCCACACTTGCTCCTGCAACAATGATGGCGCCGCCAACTATAGCAACAGTAGCACCAGTTATACCTCCACCTGGTATAGCTATACCACAAACTCTAACTCGACTACCGGCAATTATTCAACCGATACCTGGGCAGCCAGTTGTCATACCACCTCCAGCTGTCGTCACACCTACAATAGTAGGAACTCCGGTT ATACCTGTTACAACTGCAACAAACTCCGATATAATGAGACGGGCACAAGAGCAAGCAGCTCATCAAAAACAACAGGAAGAACTGCAGAAGAAATTACTAGAAGAAACAGAACCACAAACGTTGCAACAGCAAGAGAACATGTCAATTAAAGGGCAAAGCGCGCGTCACCTCGTTATGCAAAAACTTATGCGTAAAGTTGAATCCCGAGTTGTTATTTTGAGAAATATGGTAGCTCCGGAAGACGTAGATGAAAGTTTGCAAGAAGAAATTCAGGACGAGTGTTCAAAATTTGGAGTTGTGGAAAgagttattatttataatgaaCGACAATCTGAAGATGACGAAGACGCAGAAGTTATTGTAAAGATTTTTGTTGAGTTCTCTCAAATGAGCG AAGCAGAACGTGCAAGGGATTCTTTGAACGGCCGTTATTTCGGTGGACGATTAGTAAAAGGAGAGCTATACGATCAAGCTCTATTTGATAATAACGATTTTTCTGGTTGa
- the LOC143145667 gene encoding uncharacterized protein LOC143145667 isoform X1, with amino-acid sequence MEQKIINIIKRFKFEDLESAVMPSFPEISWTDVKFTLVRNRKSFTSVNAAQIIMKAVVQAKLQNKDLKERFSTLNLIDLSWHSKRKIWYGYTLIDYNKSADQPTIRTLQYSMKRYFDSVNVKLIVKTNIHDDILFISLTTKNIRNKKKRSDVYPLYIALFPGQENFFISKKNVPQDITDALVTCMGSKGSKMLKLKGRHLKSLNEMCWRRKGHILNCESINEILQYRDASPVRKSTGTDYMQCKQRKKYAEKCFGDKPPTLESLVMSASNIPWVHSDISKALPNEKISVTWEFRSHNITTFLTKLIEQQVLVTPVPKYISDFMVSGKNQLILQNN; translated from the exons ATGGAACAAAAAATCATCAATATTATTAAAAGATTTAAGTTTGAAGACTTAGAATCAGCGGTAATGCCTTCTTTTCCTGAAATATCATGGACAGATGTAAAATTCACACTAGTTAGAAATCGCAAAAGTTTTACATCAGTAAATGCAGCTCAAATTATCATGAAAGCAGTAGTT CAAGCAAAACTTCAAAATAAAGATTTAAAGGAACGTTTCTCGACATTGAATTTAATTG acCTTAGTTGGCATAGTAAACGTAAGATATGGTATGGTTACACATTAATAGATTATAATAAATCTGCAGATCAACCCACAATTAGAACATTACAATATTCTATGAAAAGATATTTTGATTCAGTAAATGTGAAATTAATCGTGAAAACAAACATACATGatgatattttgtttatttctctGACAACAAAGAATATAAGAAACAAGAAAAAGAGGTCAGACGTATATCCTCTTTATATTGCTTTATTCCCAGgtcaagaaaatttttttataagcaAAAAAAATGTTCCGCAAGATATAACGGATGCATTAGTAACTTGTATGGGATCTAAGGGAAGTAAAATGCTGAAATTAAAAGGAAGACATCTTAAATCGTTAAATGAAATGTGTTGGAGACGGAAAGGACACATATTAAATTGTGAAAGTATTAATGAAATTCTGCAGTATAGAGATGCTAGTCCTGTGAGAAA gaGTACAGGTACAGACTATATGCAATGTAAACAACGAAAAAAGTATGCGGAAAAGTGTTTTGGTGATAAACCTCCTACTTTGGAATCACTTGTTATGAGTGCATCAAACATACCATGGGTACACAGTGATATATCGAAAGCACTACCAAATGAAAAGATCAGTGTAAC ATGGGAGTTTCGTAGTCACAATATTActacatttttaacaaaattaatagaGCAACAAGTACTTGTTACACCAGTACCAAAATATATATCAGATTTCATGGTATCAGGTAAAAATCAACTTATACTTCAAAACAATTAA
- the Hfp gene encoding poly(U)-binding-splicing factor hfp isoform X3 gives MEQSIKMVLMKQTLAHQQQQMASQRNQVQRQQALALMCRVYVGSISFELKEDTIRQAFLPFGPIKSINMSWDPVTQKHKGFAFVEYEIPEAAQLALEQMNGVMIGGRNIKVVGRPSNMPQAQSVIDEITEESKHYNRIYIASIHQDLTEDDIKSVFEAFGPITYCKLAQGSSPHRHKGYGFIEYETMQAALEAIASMNLFDLGGQYLRVGRAITPPNALMGPPSGTSMMPTAAAVAAAAATAKIQAMDAVASNAVALGLTKLGASAPPILNQALPGIVRPTLAPATMMAPPTIATVAPVIPPPGIAIPQTLTRLPAIIQPIPGQPVVIPPPAVVTPTIVGTPVIPVTTATNSDIMRRAQEQAAHQKQQEELQKKLLEETEPQTLQQQENMSIKGQSARHLVMQKLMRKVESRVVILRNMVAPEDVDESLQEEIQDECSKFGVVERVIIYNERQSEDDEDAEVIVKIFVEFSQMSEAERARDSLNGRYFGGRLVKGELYDQALFDNNDFSG, from the exons ATGGAACAGAGCATCAAAATGGTTCTAATGAAACAAACCCTCGCGCATCAACAACAG CAAATGGCTAGTCAACGGAATCAGGTGCAGAGACAGCAGGCTCTCGCCCTCATGTGCAG GGTATATGTGGGCAGCATCAGTTTCGAATTAAAAGAGGACACGATCAGGCAGGCTTTCCTGCCTTTTGGTCCTATAAAATCAATCAACATGTCTTGGGATCCTGTTACTCAGAAGCACAAAGGATTTGCATTCGTCGAATACGAGATACCTGAAGCAGCACAACTTGCTTTGGAACAGATGAACGGTGTCATGATTGGTGGACGTAACATCAAG GTCGTGGGGCGCCCATCAAACATGCCCCAAGCTCAATCTGTAATAGACGAAATTACCGAAGAAAGTAAACATTATAATCGTATTTATATTGCATCTATTCATCAAGATTTAACTGAGGACGATATTAAATCTGTATTTGAAGCATTTGGTCCTATTACATATTGCAAATTAGCACAAGGAAGTTCACCCCACCGGCACAAAGGTTATGGCTTTATTGAATATGAAACAATGCAGGCTGCTTTGGAGGCTATAGCATCAATGAATTTGTTCGATTTGGGTGGTCAGTACTTACGAGTAGGCAGAGCTATTACTCCACCAAATGCTCTTATGGGTCCACCAAGTGGAACCAGTATGATGCCTACTGCAGCGGCAGTTGCAGCTGCTGCTGCAACAGCAAAGATTCAAGCAATGGATGCCGTAGCCAGCAACGCAGTTGCTCTTGGCTTAACCAAACTTGGAGCTTCTGCGCCACCAATATTGAATCAAG CTTTACCTGGTATAGTAAGACCCACACTTGCTCCTGCAACAATGATGGCGCCGCCAACTATAGCAACAGTAGCACCAGTTATACCTCCACCTGGTATAGCTATACCACAAACTCTAACTCGACTACCGGCAATTATTCAACCGATACCTGGGCAGCCAGTTGTCATACCACCTCCAGCTGTCGTCACACCTACAATAGTAGGAACTCCGGTT ATACCTGTTACAACTGCAACAAACTCCGATATAATGAGACGGGCACAAGAGCAAGCAGCTCATCAAAAACAACAGGAAGAACTGCAGAAGAAATTACTAGAAGAAACAGAACCACAAACGTTGCAACAGCAAGAGAACATGTCAATTAAAGGGCAAAGCGCGCGTCACCTCGTTATGCAAAAACTTATGCGTAAAGTTGAATCCCGAGTTGTTATTTTGAGAAATATGGTAGCTCCGGAAGACGTAGATGAAAGTTTGCAAGAAGAAATTCAGGACGAGTGTTCAAAATTTGGAGTTGTGGAAAgagttattatttataatgaaCGACAATCTGAAGATGACGAAGACGCAGAAGTTATTGTAAAGATTTTTGTTGAGTTCTCTCAAATGAGCG AAGCAGAACGTGCAAGGGATTCTTTGAACGGCCGTTATTTCGGTGGACGATTAGTAAAAGGAGAGCTATACGATCAAGCTCTATTTGATAATAACGATTTTTCTGGTTGa
- the Hfp gene encoding poly(U)-binding-splicing factor hfp isoform X1, with product MNGAMSMPPTSQNNAEPPNKKPRVEGNASEFLPGPIYDLNQIGQVVAGPGAKYLTLPGILGAGLPKITSEQQDTVNRAKKYAMEQSIKMVLMKQTLAHQQQQMASQRNQVQRQQALALMCRVYVGSISFELKEDTIRQAFLPFGPIKSINMSWDPVTQKHKGFAFVEYEIPEAAQLALEQMNGVMIGGRNIKVVGRPSNMPQAQSVIDEITEESKHYNRIYIASIHQDLTEDDIKSVFEAFGPITYCKLAQGSSPHRHKGYGFIEYETMQAALEAIASMNLFDLGGQYLRVGRAITPPNALMGPPSGTSMMPTAAAVAAAAATAKIQAMDAVASNAVALGLTKLGASAPPILNQALPGIVRPTLAPATMMAPPTIATVAPVIPPPGIAIPQTLTRLPAIIQPIPGQPVVIPPPAVVTPTIVGTPVIPVTTATNSDIMRRAQEQAAHQKQQEELQKKLLEETEPQTLQQQENMSIKGQSARHLVMQKLMRKVESRVVILRNMVAPEDVDESLQEEIQDECSKFGVVERVIIYNERQSEDDEDAEVIVKIFVEFSQMSEAERARDSLNGRYFGGRLVKGELYDQALFDNNDFSG from the exons ATGAACGGAGCAATGTCCATG CCACCGACGTCCCAGAACAATGCGGAACCACCGAACAAGAAACCTAGAGTCGAAG GAAATGCATCAGAGTTCTTGCCAGGCCCTATATATGATCTTAATCAAATTGGACAAGTTGTTGCTG GACCTGGAGCTAAATATCTTACATTACCTGGCATTCTAGGTGCAGGCCTCCCAAAAATTACATCTGAACAGCAGGATACAGTAAATAGAGCAAAGAAATACGCGATGGAACAGAGCATCAAAATGGTTCTAATGAAACAAACCCTCGCGCATCAACAACAG CAAATGGCTAGTCAACGGAATCAGGTGCAGAGACAGCAGGCTCTCGCCCTCATGTGCAG GGTATATGTGGGCAGCATCAGTTTCGAATTAAAAGAGGACACGATCAGGCAGGCTTTCCTGCCTTTTGGTCCTATAAAATCAATCAACATGTCTTGGGATCCTGTTACTCAGAAGCACAAAGGATTTGCATTCGTCGAATACGAGATACCTGAAGCAGCACAACTTGCTTTGGAACAGATGAACGGTGTCATGATTGGTGGACGTAACATCAAG GTCGTGGGGCGCCCATCAAACATGCCCCAAGCTCAATCTGTAATAGACGAAATTACCGAAGAAAGTAAACATTATAATCGTATTTATATTGCATCTATTCATCAAGATTTAACTGAGGACGATATTAAATCTGTATTTGAAGCATTTGGTCCTATTACATATTGCAAATTAGCACAAGGAAGTTCACCCCACCGGCACAAAGGTTATGGCTTTATTGAATATGAAACAATGCAGGCTGCTTTGGAGGCTATAGCATCAATGAATTTGTTCGATTTGGGTGGTCAGTACTTACGAGTAGGCAGAGCTATTACTCCACCAAATGCTCTTATGGGTCCACCAAGTGGAACCAGTATGATGCCTACTGCAGCGGCAGTTGCAGCTGCTGCTGCAACAGCAAAGATTCAAGCAATGGATGCCGTAGCCAGCAACGCAGTTGCTCTTGGCTTAACCAAACTTGGAGCTTCTGCGCCACCAATATTGAATCAAG CTTTACCTGGTATAGTAAGACCCACACTTGCTCCTGCAACAATGATGGCGCCGCCAACTATAGCAACAGTAGCACCAGTTATACCTCCACCTGGTATAGCTATACCACAAACTCTAACTCGACTACCGGCAATTATTCAACCGATACCTGGGCAGCCAGTTGTCATACCACCTCCAGCTGTCGTCACACCTACAATAGTAGGAACTCCGGTT ATACCTGTTACAACTGCAACAAACTCCGATATAATGAGACGGGCACAAGAGCAAGCAGCTCATCAAAAACAACAGGAAGAACTGCAGAAGAAATTACTAGAAGAAACAGAACCACAAACGTTGCAACAGCAAGAGAACATGTCAATTAAAGGGCAAAGCGCGCGTCACCTCGTTATGCAAAAACTTATGCGTAAAGTTGAATCCCGAGTTGTTATTTTGAGAAATATGGTAGCTCCGGAAGACGTAGATGAAAGTTTGCAAGAAGAAATTCAGGACGAGTGTTCAAAATTTGGAGTTGTGGAAAgagttattatttataatgaaCGACAATCTGAAGATGACGAAGACGCAGAAGTTATTGTAAAGATTTTTGTTGAGTTCTCTCAAATGAGCG AAGCAGAACGTGCAAGGGATTCTTTGAACGGCCGTTATTTCGGTGGACGATTAGTAAAAGGAGAGCTATACGATCAAGCTCTATTTGATAATAACGATTTTTCTGGTTGa
- the Hfp gene encoding poly(U)-binding-splicing factor hfp isoform X2, whose product MNGAMSMPPTSQNNAEPPNKKPRVEGNASEFLPGPIYDLNQIGQVVAGPGAKYLTLPGILGAGLPKITSEQQDTVNRAKKYAMEQSIKMVLMKQTLAHQQQKNKLVLRQQVLLLMCRVYVGSISFELKEDTIRQAFLPFGPIKSINMSWDPVTQKHKGFAFVEYEIPEAAQLALEQMNGVMIGGRNIKVVGRPSNMPQAQSVIDEITEESKHYNRIYIASIHQDLTEDDIKSVFEAFGPITYCKLAQGSSPHRHKGYGFIEYETMQAALEAIASMNLFDLGGQYLRVGRAITPPNALMGPPSGTSMMPTAAAVAAAAATAKIQAMDAVASNAVALGLTKLGASAPPILNQALPGIVRPTLAPATMMAPPTIATVAPVIPPPGIAIPQTLTRLPAIIQPIPGQPVVIPPPAVVTPTIVGTPVIPVTTATNSDIMRRAQEQAAHQKQQEELQKKLLEETEPQTLQQQENMSIKGQSARHLVMQKLMRKVESRVVILRNMVAPEDVDESLQEEIQDECSKFGVVERVIIYNERQSEDDEDAEVIVKIFVEFSQMSEAERARDSLNGRYFGGRLVKGELYDQALFDNNDFSG is encoded by the exons ATGAACGGAGCAATGTCCATG CCACCGACGTCCCAGAACAATGCGGAACCACCGAACAAGAAACCTAGAGTCGAAG GAAATGCATCAGAGTTCTTGCCAGGCCCTATATATGATCTTAATCAAATTGGACAAGTTGTTGCTG GACCTGGAGCTAAATATCTTACATTACCTGGCATTCTAGGTGCAGGCCTCCCAAAAATTACATCTGAACAGCAGGATACAGTAAATAGAGCAAAGAAATACGCGATGGAACAGAGCATCAAAATGGTTCTAATGAAACAAACCCTCGCGCATCAACAACAG AAGAATAAGTTGGTCCTGCGGCAGCAAGTTTTATTGCTAATGTGCAG GGTATATGTGGGCAGCATCAGTTTCGAATTAAAAGAGGACACGATCAGGCAGGCTTTCCTGCCTTTTGGTCCTATAAAATCAATCAACATGTCTTGGGATCCTGTTACTCAGAAGCACAAAGGATTTGCATTCGTCGAATACGAGATACCTGAAGCAGCACAACTTGCTTTGGAACAGATGAACGGTGTCATGATTGGTGGACGTAACATCAAG GTCGTGGGGCGCCCATCAAACATGCCCCAAGCTCAATCTGTAATAGACGAAATTACCGAAGAAAGTAAACATTATAATCGTATTTATATTGCATCTATTCATCAAGATTTAACTGAGGACGATATTAAATCTGTATTTGAAGCATTTGGTCCTATTACATATTGCAAATTAGCACAAGGAAGTTCACCCCACCGGCACAAAGGTTATGGCTTTATTGAATATGAAACAATGCAGGCTGCTTTGGAGGCTATAGCATCAATGAATTTGTTCGATTTGGGTGGTCAGTACTTACGAGTAGGCAGAGCTATTACTCCACCAAATGCTCTTATGGGTCCACCAAGTGGAACCAGTATGATGCCTACTGCAGCGGCAGTTGCAGCTGCTGCTGCAACAGCAAAGATTCAAGCAATGGATGCCGTAGCCAGCAACGCAGTTGCTCTTGGCTTAACCAAACTTGGAGCTTCTGCGCCACCAATATTGAATCAAG CTTTACCTGGTATAGTAAGACCCACACTTGCTCCTGCAACAATGATGGCGCCGCCAACTATAGCAACAGTAGCACCAGTTATACCTCCACCTGGTATAGCTATACCACAAACTCTAACTCGACTACCGGCAATTATTCAACCGATACCTGGGCAGCCAGTTGTCATACCACCTCCAGCTGTCGTCACACCTACAATAGTAGGAACTCCGGTT ATACCTGTTACAACTGCAACAAACTCCGATATAATGAGACGGGCACAAGAGCAAGCAGCTCATCAAAAACAACAGGAAGAACTGCAGAAGAAATTACTAGAAGAAACAGAACCACAAACGTTGCAACAGCAAGAGAACATGTCAATTAAAGGGCAAAGCGCGCGTCACCTCGTTATGCAAAAACTTATGCGTAAAGTTGAATCCCGAGTTGTTATTTTGAGAAATATGGTAGCTCCGGAAGACGTAGATGAAAGTTTGCAAGAAGAAATTCAGGACGAGTGTTCAAAATTTGGAGTTGTGGAAAgagttattatttataatgaaCGACAATCTGAAGATGACGAAGACGCAGAAGTTATTGTAAAGATTTTTGTTGAGTTCTCTCAAATGAGCG AAGCAGAACGTGCAAGGGATTCTTTGAACGGCCGTTATTTCGGTGGACGATTAGTAAAAGGAGAGCTATACGATCAAGCTCTATTTGATAATAACGATTTTTCTGGTTGa